GTCAATATCGGATTTGGCAGGGCAGTCGCTTCCATCGCCGACGTTCTGCACACCCGGCTCGAGATGAATGTTCCCGAGGTCCTCTCCATCCAACCCCGGGACGTCGTCGATTTCCTGATCCAAAGCCTCGGCCAGGACGGAGAGGTCAGCCTTGTCCAGGAAGCCTTCTACGGGGACTTTCTCGGGGAGGCCGTACTCGCCTTTCCTCGCCAGTCCAGCCGGGAACTCGCGGTCATGCTCAGCGAGGACTGGGGGTTCCAGCCGGATATGGAGTCTGATAATTTTGAAAAAGAGGCCTTGCTCGAAATCGGCAACCTGGTCATCGGCGCCAGCCTGGGCCAATTCGCCGAACTCCTCCAGACCCGGGTGTCCTTCAAACCGCCCCAAGTCTTCACCGAACCGCTGGAGTCCGGCCATTTTCAGCGTGAAGTCACCGAACACGACGGTTCAGTGTTGATGGTCCAGACCCACTTCCAGGTCGCGGGCCGTGAAATTTACGGCTATCTTTTTTTTCTGCTGTCCACCCGATGCCATGAATGGCTGTTCCAGGAAATCGATTCCTTTCTCGACCGGCTCGATTAGCCCAGGGTCTCGCCAAGACCGACACCACTGTGACGAAGCGCTGGACCCCAGAAGAGTCGCGTCCAGGCTACGGACAGGATAGCACAACGATTTTTTCTAAAAACTCCAGAGAACTATGCCGGCCAACACCTCTTTTGACCAAACCCAGATCTTCGACATCCTCAATCAGGGTATCGTTGTGCTCGATCGCGAGCTCTGCATCGTCTTCTGGAATGCCTGGATGGAGGAGCACAGCCGGTTGACGCGCGCCGAAGTCTTCGGCCGTCCGATCCGTGATTTCTTTCCCGAACTGGATTCCAAAGCCTTTTTCTGGAAGGTCAACAGCGTCTTCAAGCTCGGCCATTTCAGTTTCTTCGCCCAAAATGTCCACAGCTATATTTTCCCCTTCAAATCCGAGAAATACCTCGACACCAACCACGACTACATGCAACAGAGCGTGAGTCTGGCCCCATTGCGCGACGATCAAGGCCGGGTCTCGCATGTCTGTGTCCAAGTGGCCGACGAAACTGACACTGTCCTGGCCCGGGAGCGCATGGAAGAAGCCAGGTGCCAGCTCGAAGAAATGACCCGCCTCGATCCGCTGACCGGCCTGGCCAACCGGCGTCACCTCATGGAAAGCCTGTCCCGGGAACTCTCGCGCTGCGGACGCAGCGGCTCCCAGGTCACGGTAGCCATCCTGGATCTGGACCACTTCAAAGTGGTCAACGACACCTATGGCCACCTCTGCGGCGACCAAGTCCTGATCCACACCGCAAAGCGCCTGGAATCGATGCTCCGCCAGTATGACCTTGTCGGTCGGTATGGCGGAGAGGAATTCTGCGTTATTCTTCCAGAGACCTCCCTGAAGTCCGGTTTCGAGATCGTCGAGCGTTTGCGCAAAGCGGTGGCCGCGACTCCGGTCCCCTATGAGGACCTCGAGATACCGCTCACTGTCAGCGCCGGATGCGCCTGCACCGAAGACATGGAGTGCCTGTCTACCGACGCCCTATTGTTGTCTGCGGACCAATATCTTTACAAAGCCAAGGATGCCGGTCGAGACTGCGTCCAATGCTCCCTTAGCTGAGAACCCCGCCTATTTTGAACAATTCGCCCGTTCCTCTGCCCAACAGGCGTGCAATCGGGCGACCCGCTTGGCGTTGACTCCCAGATCCGAGTACCCCACACGGGAAGCGGACCGGACATGGATCAGCTTGTTTTTCTGATCCAGATACAACTCGAGATCGTCCACAAACCGCCACACCGGGCTGCGAAACGTCGCCCAGAGATACCCTTCTGTCTCCTGCTGGACCACTCCGCCCACGGACTGCACGAGGCGGCGCAGTCTGTCCCAGGCTTGGTCCGCTTGTCCCTGATAGGCAAACGGGGCCACTGCACGCCTGTCCTCCCCGGTCAGACTGTTGACGCAATTGGGCTGCGAAGGACAGGCCATGAGGCCGGCTTCGGGACCGCCCAATGAAGGGGTTCGCCAATGCGAGAGCAAGGCCAGGGCCAACAACATTCCCCCGGCTGCACACACGATCAGCGCCAGAACAACAAGCACTTTTCCCACGCCTAGACCTCCTTCATTCCTCGTGTGGCGGCCTCGGCAACAGTCCGGGCCTTGTCTGCCACCGCATTTCCAGCCTCAAGTCCCTCGATGAATCGTAGCGGGATCTGAGACAGTCCGCACTGAGCTCCGGACAACGCACCGGTCAAAGCCGCCCGGGCCATATTGTTCCCGCCACCGTTCACGGCGCTTAAAACCGCATTTTCGAAATCATACGCGAATCGGGCCACAAAATAATAGGCCGCCGGCAGCATGAACCCCAACGTGCAGGCCAGACCGAAAAGACGGCACGCCTTCTGGGGTGGAAAAATCCGAATGGCCGGGTCGGTCGCAGCCGCTGCCGACCAGCCGGGTTGGAGCAGGGCGTCAAAGAACTTCACAGGCGCCCCGCCGCAGGGGTCCGGCACGGCCAAGAGCCCTTGGACCGGCTTGAGCCAGGAAAGGACCGGTTGGGGCATGGCCTCGAGCCCGCCGCCCCTGGCTACGGCGGCGACAAGAAGGCCAAAGGCCACGGATTGTCCGCGGATGAAGGGGTCCACATGGGTCAGACCGGTCTGGGCCACGGTTGTGACCACGGCCTGCTCCGGATCCTGGAGAAACCGCAGCGCGGTCAACGGAGCCCGGATGGCCGCTTCAGCCGTATCCGCAAAACTTCCAGCCTCCTCCCAACTCCGGGCTTCCTGCTGCCGGGCCTTCCAGACGTCGCGCATCGCTTGGTCCGTATACCGGCCGGAAGCTGGGCGTCCGTCGAGCTTTTGGAGCAGGCCATCCAGGCGGGCCGTAAAATCGGCCTGATTGTAGCCGTCGTTGTCCACCAGAGAATCGAGGAGAAAGCGAAAGACTTGGCCTGTCTGTGAATTTTGCCCTGCTCGCAGGCCGGCATGGTACCGGCTGGGTT
The sequence above is drawn from the Desulfohalobium retbaense DSM 5692 genome and encodes:
- a CDS encoding chemotaxis protein CheC — encoded protein: MHLEEERREAIGELVNIGFGRAVASIADVLHTRLEMNVPEVLSIQPRDVVDFLIQSLGQDGEVSLVQEAFYGDFLGEAVLAFPRQSSRELAVMLSEDWGFQPDMESDNFEKEALLEIGNLVIGASLGQFAELLQTRVSFKPPQVFTEPLESGHFQREVTEHDGSVLMVQTHFQVAGREIYGYLFFLLSTRCHEWLFQEIDSFLDRLD
- a CDS encoding sensor domain-containing diguanylate cyclase encodes the protein MPANTSFDQTQIFDILNQGIVVLDRELCIVFWNAWMEEHSRLTRAEVFGRPIRDFFPELDSKAFFWKVNSVFKLGHFSFFAQNVHSYIFPFKSEKYLDTNHDYMQQSVSLAPLRDDQGRVSHVCVQVADETDTVLARERMEEARCQLEEMTRLDPLTGLANRRHLMESLSRELSRCGRSGSQVTVAILDLDHFKVVNDTYGHLCGDQVLIHTAKRLESMLRQYDLVGRYGGEEFCVILPETSLKSGFEIVERLRKAVAATPVPYEDLEIPLTVSAGCACTEDMECLSTDALLLSADQYLYKAKDAGRDCVQCSLS
- a CDS encoding DUF1499 domain-containing protein, translated to MGKVLVVLALIVCAAGGMLLALALLSHWRTPSLGGPEAGLMACPSQPNCVNSLTGEDRRAVAPFAYQGQADQAWDRLRRLVQSVGGVVQQETEGYLWATFRSPVWRFVDDLELYLDQKNKLIHVRSASRVGYSDLGVNAKRVARLHACWAEERANCSK
- a CDS encoding ADP-ribosylglycohydrolase family protein; protein product: MNKTEDRIAGAIVGGLVGDALGVGPHWYYDLDALQREYGAWISDYTEPKPSRYHAGLRAGQNSQTGQVFRFLLDSLVDNDGYNQADFTARLDGLLQKLDGRPASGRYTDQAMRDVWKARQQEARSWEEAGSFADTAEAAIRAPLTALRFLQDPEQAVVTTVAQTGLTHVDPFIRGQSVAFGLLVAAVARGGGLEAMPQPVLSWLKPVQGLLAVPDPCGGAPVKFFDALLQPGWSAAAATDPAIRIFPPQKACRLFGLACTLGFMLPAAYYFVARFAYDFENAVLSAVNGGGNNMARAALTGALSGAQCGLSQIPLRFIEGLEAGNAVADKARTVAEAATRGMKEV